TCGCTAGGAGCGGGGAGCTTGGGGCAGGGAGTAATATAAGCATCTTAAATAATCCGCTTCTACTCCTTACTCCAAGCGGAATGCCGCCCAGCCCCAAGCCCCAAGCCCAGATTATGGATTATTACCAACTACCCCGCATTAGCAATAGTGATTTGACGATTGCCATGCATTTAATTACCCATACACCTTACAAGAAGCCCGAAACGGCTTTCCGTTTTGGTGGTGTGTTTCACGAACTATTACTAGAGCCTGAGAAGTTCCGAGCGGAAAGCTGTGAGGGACTGGATATACGATTATTGTACCGTATGTACCGCACGGTCATCAGTAATCAATACTGTCAGTCTTTGTTGCAGGACAGTGAGAAAGAAAAGGTTGTTTTGTGGCAGGAGTCGACTACGGATATTGCATGTAAGTGCAGGCTTGACGTGATTGCCAATCCGAATAGTGAAACGCCCTATGTGGTGGATTTTAAAACCACCTCAGCTAGAAACCTTCGGGCATTTCTGAACTGCTGCCGGATGTACCACTACGACCGTCAGATGGCTTTCTACGCCGATAGCATTGGGGCAAAACAGGTATGTCTGATTGGAGTTAGTAAGAGTGCCAAGCGACTGTTCTTTGTTCAGAAG
This region of Tunicatimonas pelagia genomic DNA includes:
- a CDS encoding PD-(D/E)XK nuclease-like domain-containing protein, giving the protein MPPSPKPQAQIMDYYQLPRISNSDLTIAMHLITHTPYKKPETAFRFGGVFHELLLEPEKFRAESCEGLDIRLLYRMYRTVISNQYCQSLLQDSEKEKVVLWQESTTDIACKCRLDVIANPNSETPYVVDFKTTSARNLRAFLNCCRMYHYDRQMAFYADSIGAKQVCLIGVSKSAKRLFFVQKYATSAFVEEGRRKYRHLLRKVQERDLFEAIYYARNNGSHEPGSTSVQESQLTYHTA